One genomic window of Aethina tumida isolate Nest 87 chromosome 3, icAetTumi1.1, whole genome shotgun sequence includes the following:
- the LOC109608680 gene encoding transcription elongation regulator 1 produces MDDQMDFSNDIDGSVPDDFEEDGGFENDIDIGDDFPARRGRGGFRGGRGQNRNWPGPPPGGPRGEGPRFRGRGFGPGGPPPFRGRGGPPPMFGRGGPPRNPPPGGPGFQPPPGFQPPPNWGGPPGGGGPPNMMDNGFNGPPGGPPFSGPPSLMGGPPNAPQHGGAGGSGGSSGNQFAVNADSNNEIWVETKTAEGKPYYYNARTRETTWTKPEGANIKVISQDQVEAMAQAAVVIPQNTSTAAQAALAQANVTNKPDTESDESKAADAAKAGVAMSNGQMPAPNLIGPPPGMPPFGGGPPGQFGGGPPFGMPPPGFQGGWGGPGQPPGWPGAPPGAAPWALPHGLLPGLAGALPAIDEAAVMSKIDPDIIARASEWTEHKAPDGRSYYYNAKKAESVWEKPQPLKDLETAKLAAAQGVSTRPGLESALMRDTGKTLGVAPNGDVTKDDKEVSGEDKIKKLQEEIKKKKEEEEKAKEQKAQDKSKPISSTPVPGTPWCVVWTGDGRVFFYNPSTRTSVWEKPEELAKRTDVDKMTANPPDTLANNNNNSSGGTLPTKQEVLKSPGKTKRASDDSDSEAEDETPAKKSKKEDTPPPTNGAPQAVKKIDIGKEAAIEAEVRAAKERAVIPLDTRIKLFKEMLAEKQVSAFSTWEKELHKIVFDSRYLLLTSKERKQVFEKYVKERAEEERREKRNKLREKKDAFRKLLSESHLHGKSSFSDFAQKYAKDERFKGVEKMRERESLFNEYLIEVRKKEKEEKSQRREQVKKDFIAMLREHSDIDRHSHWSDVKRKVDSDPRYKAVDSTGQKEEWFREYCKLLKEERKRAKEKDREHKRDKEKHKKKDRDRERHSKDKDKSDKEKEKQRKEGEEPDEEADAEVSNKEVEENDVEETEDEKAQEQKDKERQARAEASLREREKEVQRTLATHMRDRDKEREHHKRDEAIQHFNALLADLVRNPDLSWREVKRILRKDHRWDLADSLTREDKEKLFNDHLEHLLRKKREKFRELLDETTEVTLVSGWKEIKKIIRDDPRYTKFASSERCEREFKDYLKDKLITAKGQFKELLQETKLITHKSLATLRENQSHMTEIEDILKNDKRYLVLDHIPQERTQLILNYLEELDRRGPPPPPTASEPNRRAIK; encoded by the exons atggaCGATCAAATGGATTTCAGTAACGATATCGATGGATCAGTTCCAGACGATTTCGAGGAGGACGGTGGTTTTGAAAATGATATAGACATAGGCGACGATTTTCCGGCTAGGAGAGGACGAGGTGGCTTCAG GGGAGGCCGAGGACAGAATCGTAACTGGCCCGGGCCACCACCTGGCGGACCACGTGGAGAGGGCCCTCGATTTCGAGGCCGCGGTTTTGGTCCGGGTGGTCCGCCCCCATTTCGAGGTCGCGGAGGACCACCGCCTATGTTCGGTAGAGGAGGTCCACCAAGAAATCCACCACCAGGGGGGCCAGGATTTCAACCACCACCTGGTTTCCAGCCACCACCTAATTGGGGTGGTCCCCCAGGCGGTGGCGGGCCTCCAAACATGATGGACAACGGTTTCAACGGGCCGCCAGGAGGTCCACCGTTCAGCGGGCCTCCCAGTCTGATGGGAGGACCGCCGAATGCACCGCAACACGGTGGTGCTGGCGGTTCTGGCGGTTCGTCGGGCAATCAGTTCGCCGTCAATGCG GATAGCAACAATGAGATCTGGGTGGAAACAAAGACTGCTGAGGGAAAACCGTACTATTACAACGCCCGTACTCGGGAAACCACCTGGACAAAACCTGAAGGTGCCAACATAAAAGTGATTTCACAGGATCAAGTAGAAGCAATGGCTCAGGCTGCCGTTGTCATTCCGCAGAACACGTCGACTGCAGCCCAAGCAGCTTTAGCACAAGCAAATGTCACCAATAAACCAGACa CTGAAAGTGACGAATCAAAAGCAGCCGACGCGGCTAAGGCGGGTGTCGCTATGTCCAACGGTCAGATGCCCGCTCCCAATCTCATCGGCCCTCCTCCTGGTATGCCACCTTTCGGCGGTGGACCTCCTGGTCAGTTTGGCGGCGGACCTCCGTTTGGAATGCCACCGCCCGGATTCCAAGGCGGATGGGGTGGACCCGGCCAGCCACCCGGTTGGCCAGGTGCACCACCCGGTGCCGCCCCTTGGGCTTTACCCCACGGATTGTTGCCGGGACTGGCGGGCGCGTTGCCTGCCATCGATGAGGCGGCCGTCATGTCGAAAATCGATCCGGATATAATTGCGAGGGCCAGCGAATGGACTGAACACAAGGCACCAGATGGACGGTCGTACTACTACAATGCCAAGAAGGCCGAATCGGTTTGGGAGAAGCCGCAACCCCTTAAAGATCTCGAGA CTGCAAAATTGGCTGCCGCACAAGGAGTGTCTACCAGACCGGGATTGGAATCTGCGCTTATGCGCGATACAGGTAAGACATTGGGTGTCGCCCCCAACGGTGACGTTACGAAGGACGACAAGGAAGTTTCTGGTGAGGATAAAATTAAGAAGCTTCAGGAGGAGATCAAGAAGAAGAAAGAGGAGGAGGAAAAGGCCAAGGAACAGAAGGCGCAAGACAAGTCCAAGCCAATATCCAGTACACCTGTACCTGGGACACCATG GTGTGTTGTGTGGACGGGCGATGGACGGGTGTTTTTCTATAACCCAAGCACTAGAACGTCGGTGTGGGAAAAGCCTGAGGAACTTGCTAAACGTACAGATGTTGACAAAATGACAGCGAATCCACCTGACACACTGGccaacaataacaacaacagcaGCGGCGGCACCTTACCCACCAAGCAAGAGGTGCTCAAGAGTCCTGGCAAGACAAAGCGTGCGTCGGACGACAGTGACAGTGAAGCCGAGGATGAAACTCCCGCCAAGAAATCGAAAAAGGAGGACACGCCAC CGCCCACGAATGGAGCCCCACAGGCAGTAAAAAAAATCGACATAGGTAAGGAAGCGGCCATCGAGGCCGAAGTGAGGGCTGCCAAGGAGCGGGCCGTGATACCCTTAGACACTcgaataaaactatttaaagagATGCTGGCTGAAAAGCAGGTATCTGCTTTTAGCACTTGGGAAAAAGAGTTGCACAAAATTGTGTTCGATTCCAGATATCTTTTGTTGACATCAAAAGAGAGGAAGCAAGTTTTTGAGAAATATGTGAAAGAAAGGGCGGAAGAGGAACGAagagagaaaagaaataaactGCGGGAGAAAAAGGATGCATTTAGAAAGTTACTTTCTGAATCGCATCTTCATGGCAA GTCGTCATTTAGCGATTTTGCCCAAAAATACGCGAAAGACGAGCGATTTAAGGGTGTCGAAAAAATGCGGGAGCGAGAGAGCCTGTTCAACGAGTATCTGATTGAGGTGCGAAAAAAAGAAAAGGAGGAGAAGAGCCAGCGTCGTGAACAG GTAAAGAAAGACTTCATCGCGATGCTTCGCGAACATTCCGACATTGACCGGCATTCACACTGGTCGGATGTAAAACGCAAAGTGGATTCGGATCCACGTTACAAAGCGGTCGACTCCACGGGACAGAAGGAGGAGTGGTTCCGTGAGTACTGCAAGTTATTGAAGGAGGAGCGCAAACGTGCAAAGGAAAAGGATCGCGAACACAAACGGGACAAGGAGAAGCATAAGAAGAAAGATCGTGATCGTGAGCGTCACTCAAAGGACAAAGATAAATCCgataaagaaaaagaaaaacaacgtAAGGAGGGTGAGGAGCCGGATGAAGAAGCCGACGCTGAGGTTTCAAATAAAGAAGTTgag GAGAATGACGTAGAAGAAACCGAAGATGAGAAAGCACAAGAACAGAAGGACAAAGAACGCCAAGCAAGAGCTGAAGCCAGTCTAAGAGAAAGAGAAAAGGAGGTACAAAGAACATTGGCGACACATATGAGGGATAGGGACAAGGAAAGGGAGCATCACAAACGAGATGAAGCTATCCAg CACTTCAACGCCTTGTTGGCAGATTTGGTGAGAAATCCTGATCTGAGTTGGCGTGAAGTTAAACGAATCTTGAGGAAAGACCACAGGTGGGATTTGGCAGATTCGTTGACGAGGGAAGACAAAGAAAAGTTGTTCAATGACCACTTAGAACATCTTTTACGCAAAAAAAGGGAAAAGTTCAGGGAGCTCCTTGATGAAACAACAGAGGTCACATTGGTGAGTGGCTGGAaggaaattaagaaaataatcagAGATGATCCACGCTACACCAAGTTTGCTTCAAGTGAAAGa TGTGAGCGGGAATTCAAAGACTACctcaaagataaattaataactgcaAAGGGACAATTCAAGGAATTACTACAAgaaacgaaattaattacacacaAATCCCTCGCAACATTACGGGAAAATCAATCCCATATGACGGAAATAGAGGACATATTAAAGAACGATAAACGTTATTTAGTATTAGATCATATACCTCAAGAGAGGACTCAGTTAATTCTTAACTATTTAGAGGAATTAGATAGGAGGGGTCCTCCTCCGCCACCCACCGCTAGCGAACCAAATAGGAGggctattaaataa